In Marasmius oreades isolate 03SP1 chromosome 1, whole genome shotgun sequence, one DNA window encodes the following:
- the CDC31 gene encoding Calcium-binding component of the spindle pole body (SPB) half-bridge, which produces MYGSSAAQKAKRRTHTRPELTEDQKQEIKEAFELFDTDKDGRVDYHELKVAMRALGFDLKKAEVLKLLRDNDKSGQGFMNFEDFAMAMSERILARDPNEEIRRAFHLFDDDNTGKISLKNLRRVAKEIGDRLEEDELQAMIDEFDLDQDGEINEQEFFAIMADET; this is translated from the exons ATGTACGGCTCCTCAGCGGCTCAAAAAGCCAAACGCCGTACCCACACGCGCCCCGAACTTACTgaagaccaaaaacaagAAATCAAAGAAGCTTTTGAGCTTTTTGACACGGACAAAGATGGGAGGGTGGACTATCATGAATTGAAAGTCGCTATGAGGGCATTaggatttgatttgaagaaGGCTGAGGTGTTGAAGTTGTTGAGAGATAATGACAAGTCCGGGCAGGGTTTTATGAATTTCGAGGATTTTGCGATGGCTA TGAGCGAAAGAATACTAGCACGCGATCCTAATGAAGAAATACGACGCGCTTTTCATTTATTCGACGACGATAACACGGGGAAAATCAGCTTGAAGAACCTCCGCCGGGTAGCCAAGGAGATTGGAGATAGGTTAGAGGAGGACGAATT ACAAGCAATGATAGACGAGTTCGACCTCGATCAAGACGGTGAGATAAATGAACAGGAGTTTTTCGCAATAATGGCGGACGAGACATAG